The Lynx canadensis isolate LIC74 chromosome A2, mLynCan4.pri.v2, whole genome shotgun sequence DNA segment CTAGCCCGGGCTGGAGTCAAAAGTTGCAAAGTGTTACTCTCAGAAACTCAGCCCAACAAACTGACAACCTAGGTGCCTAACAGTCCTGACTTCTGTGTGGGCACAGTGCCTATGGATTCCTGAGCTTACCTGACAGATATTCCTGTGGGAGGTGGCATTACCCACCGTGTTTGTCAGTCTAACAAAACAGCCTTGAAAAATGGCATCTGTGTGTCCCATGTATTAAGTAATCACACTGAGAATAACATCAATTcatcaaagaacaaaaaaccTGAATGCAAACTCTGGTTACCAGGGTGAAAATGCCTGCATGTAAGTGCAGTAAGAAGCCAAAATGATTTTGGCAGAACTTTCTTAACCTCCTGGGTCCCATATCCCTTTTGAGAATCTAACAAATGGCCTGGACACTCTACGGAAAAAAGGCACCAATCTGCAGACCCCCTAGAGATCTACTGACCCTTGGCGTTAATAGGAACCTaaacttcggggcgcctgggtggctcagtcggttaagtgtccgacttcggctcaggtcatgatctcgcggttcatgagttcgagccccgcatcgggctctgtgctgacagctcggagcctggagcctgcttccgattctgtgtctccctctctctctgaccctccccccattcatgctctgtctctgtctcaaaaataaataaatgttaaaaaaaaaaaaaaagaaatctaaacttCTACAGAGTATAGAGTAAAAATCTTGTTTACAAATAGGAGATAAATTTGGCTTTGTTTTGCTGAAAGTGAATCAACTTTGTTTTCTCCAGGCAGAAGCATGATGGGTGGCTGGCAGCctttcctcctcccagccctgctggGGGCCACAGCATTGCTGGCGGCTGGGATCTACGTAATATGGAGGCACAGTAAGTGTTATGATTAGTTCTTTAAAGAAACCTGAATGAGGAAATaacagtgaattttttaaaagattcctcCAGAAGCAGTTACATTTTGGCATCAAGGCAAGAGCACTGATGTAATGCCCTAGAACTCTCCAAAAATACTGATAATGATGACTTAGTCACAACCACCAAGGCAAAGCAGGGATGGGGACCTCTCGATCCGGTGACTACCACCGGTTTCATTTTTACCATTGGGGCACCTATAAGCACTACAATGGGCACAAGACAGCGAATAGCGAATTGCATTTTTGCCTGTAACAGGTACTCCAAGCTagttcctactttttaaaaataattgtcccATAGCATAAGAACAATACTCACTTGAATTCGTGTACCTCAGGGTCCTTGCCAACTCTTTAAACATCAAGAACTTAAATACAGAAGTCAGAGTATTTATACAGATACACGTGAGAAGGAAGCCCACTGCTTCTCCTTTTACCGTGTGAGTCCTTTGTGATGTTGTGGACAGAACAAGATTAATCTCATAACCTAAGTAAGAAAGCCATGTGGAACCCTGACCTTGGGAATACTTCTATTCAGGGGATATGATCTGGCCTGTATTAGTTATAGTACTTTCATATGTAGTTTCTGTTCTGTAGCACGTACAGAATTCCAGTCAAGTTCCAGCTGAAATGGGGTACCAGTTAACCTAACACAACCACACAAAGACTACCATTTGCAGGCATCAGATGGATCAATTACTGAGTTGACTTAATTCAAAATGTGATGTGAAAGGCACAGGTCAGGTAGCCCTGTTTATATAGGACACTATGTAATACTGGTTAGAACCACCCACCTAAAACAAAGTACCTCCAACCTAAACAGTTTCTGTGActtcatttgaaaagatatggGTTAAGAAGACTGACGTAGTGATGGGGACTTGAAAATACATCATTTAGAGCATCTTTAAGGTTGTGTTGAGCATCAGTGTGTTTCAGGTGGTATGTTCAAAAGGAACATTGAGGGGGTATTTTCCTTGCTGGCAGTAACAACGTCCCTGGTGCTCAGCCAATATTCCCTCGCTGGGGTTCATTTACTAGTGGTGGTTCAGATTAGAGTGACGGCCTGCTGTGTGCCGTTCCTAGCTAACAAACGCTCTCTTCCCCCCACAGAAAGGATCAAGAAGGCCTCCTTCCCTACTGCCACCCTCCTGGCCCCCATTAAGGTTCTTGTGGTTTACCCATCTGAAATATGCTTCCATCACACAGTCTGTCACTTCACTGAATTTCTTCAAAACCACTGCAGAAGCGAGGTTATTCTTGAAGagtggcagaaaaagaaaatagcgGAGATGGGTCCAGTGCAGTGGCTTACCACTCAGAAGAAAGCAGTGGATAAAATCATTTTCCTACTTTCCAATGACGTCAACACCATGTGTGATAGTACCTGTGACAAAAGTGAGGGCAGCCCCCATGAGAACTCCCAAGACCTGTTCCCCCTTGCCTTCAACCTCTTCTGCAGCGATCTGAGAAACCAGACTCCCCTTCGCAAATACATGGTGGTCTATTTTAGAGAGGCAGATACCAAAGACGAGTACAGTGCGCTCAGTGTCTGCCCCAAGTACCGCCTCATGAAGGACGCTCCTGCTTTCTGTACAGAACTTCTCCGTGTCGAGCAGCACATGTCAGCAGGAAAGAGGCTGACAGCCTGTTCCATGTAGGCCACCCAGGAGAAGTGAGGGGCCCTGAAGCCTTCCTACTCCTCCACATTATAGGGGGAAAGCATCTCAGGATTCTAAAGTTTCTGTATGGACTACGTGCAGGGAGGATTTTACATACACCTGCTTTATTTAGCAATAGGAATATAGGGAGGATTCATAACTAAATACATATGCCTTAGCTTAATCAAAACTTTCATGCcaataaaactgttataaataCTAAGTACTGTAGCATTAACTAAAGGACAGAAactaaatttataattataaagctAAATCAAAATCAAGGAGAGTAATAATGCAAAATTATAACCATTTTGATAATGCAGTGATAAAGCATCTTCCAGCCAAACATCCAATCTTGAACAGTCCATGCACTGCACTGTAGGTAAAACTTTACTTCTGTAACCTTCTAAACTTAATGAGTTATCAAATTTAAGAAGCCTTCACTAATTCACTCAAGCAACTTCATAGGTGAAAAACCCTCTATTACAtacaaaaactattttaaaaaaacagaatagggAATAACGAGCTGAACTCATCTCTGCTGGCCAGATAACATAGCATACAGGTAACTGCTCATACTATTTGGCACTTGTATAGGACCTCTCTGAACTAATTCATGACCTGTCTGATTCTTGTTCAGGTGACTTTTAACATGGACACCAATATACATTACTTGCAGAACTCCTATCAACTTTTGCCCAAAGTTACCTATTAGAGGTCACGTCAAGAGTTCAGTTTCTTGGTTATTATGTTAACTTTTCATGTTCAAAACACAAATTGTTCCTGCTCTTTAGAAAGTTAGCCCTCTTGAAGTAGTCTTTTATAAATCAGTTATAATGGTTTAAATTACCATAGAGCTCCATGACATAGAAATGTATGGTATTTTAAGTCTTCCAACTTCTTTCTCTAAAAGCATCTTTTTAATGCAGAGGTTACCAAGGggctatatatattatttatatttatattatgccCATTTTTCTAAGATTGCTGGTCTTTCACACATCCAATCCTGTATCTGCTCTAGAACGTGGCTCAGTTTCAGGTGGATGACTGTTAAAATATATTCGTGAAGTGTCAAAACTATCCTTAAAGGGCCATGCCACCCCTTCTAATACATGTCTTATGgataaaatagaaaccaaaataaGGAAGCACAGAGTGAAAACTCACCATGTTCAGCTCCCCAAGCAGATACTTAGTAATGGCTGAGACAATATGTTTAATGTGGTTAAGCTCACTTGTCATGATCTGTTTTCATGGTGCTTAATAAAGTGCTGGTAAAAGAAGACGGACATGGCTTATGTCTAAACTTGGATCAGAAACCAACTTCCTCTGAATCAACATCTACCAGTTATAACAACAATATGttattatgtaaaaaaaagattatgaacaAAACTAACATTTTACTTTTGGAATTAAGTAGCCACTAATAAATTGTGTTGAAACAGCCCAGATACATAAATAAGAtcaatattgtatattttgttaaaaaaataaagaacacataaTTTTCAAATTGAAGGCACACATCTTCAATAGTACCAACATGTTAAAGTTGTTTTCTTATACTGGTGGGCTCTTCCCTGTTCCTGACCTACTGAGCAGGTATGTAAGATGCTTCCATTTATGCAAATGACTGGTACCagcatttctccacatcctaagaCTTCTAACCACccttattctctttttctatattccactcttccttccatctcttaTCCATCTctacttctgtctctctgtccccctctatctccAGTTCTGGATGAGCAGATGGTGGGAGCAGGTACCCAGCAGGGGGTGGCAGGGATCCGGGACTCTCCCAGGCCCCCAGGTCTCTGAGCCTCTAGTGCTGTGCTTGCTGACTGACTCCCATCTCCAGACAATGCCTTCTCTTCCTGGGGCCAGGAAGACTTCACCAAGGCCTGGACCACTGGTGCTACTAGCTGTCTGTACTGAGATTTTGCTTCAGATTGCTCACAGATTAAGGTCAAATAATTGTACTGGGCACAAAGAGCTCCAAGACCTTTCTCTTCGTTCCTCAGGTATAGGAAAACTGGGGGGCTCAATGACTAAGTTAGTAGTAATTACAACAGAAGTTAACAACTCGAAATTATACCTGAATTATTTCTATTTGGCTTTaggaaggaaatgaattttccttctcagtttttgttgttttggtcaGATAAAGACGATTTTCTTTCCCCAAGCCCACCTGGAAGCATGTCAGGTAACAAAAGCCGGCCTACCCAGCTTTAAATCTTTGCCTCTGGAAATCCAAACCTCTATGGTCACTATCTTTTTTGtaatccaacagaaaaaaagaaaaaaactttttttcttcttatttggaATTCCAAGAGCACAGAGGAGTCACAACATGTGTGCCTGCTATAACACATGAGGGAAATGGCATGACTGGACAGTTCTCAGGATTCAGGTACATGAGTCATATACCCACCCCTATGGCTGCATGTGATTGTCTGAGGACACCGAGGTCAACTTAAACCAAGGCATACATATGAGAGCCATACAACAGCAACATTTCCTGTCATCAGGGAGCTCCTGCCACCCTGAGAAAGGGGCAGGAGAGTTCGCCACTGAAGACTAAGTTCGCATTTATCCTTAAATGTCCTGACTACAAAAACTGCTTATAATTTCACACCAAAGTCCTGCTGTcaacataaaagttaaaattcatttattttccatgaaACTTAAGCATCTgagtcaataaattaaaatacatatattctttaaGAGTCTTTATACCAGGATGCTTATTTTTGGTCTTCAACACTGACTTCCTGCCCACTTTCACCACACAAAAGCAGCTCGCTCTCGTAACATGCGGACACCAAAGCGCTGCCATTCTCTCTGATAGATCCACAGCTCCTGTGTCGTGTCCAAACAAGCCAGCACGGCCCCTCCTTTCCATGCAATCAGCCGGGGATCCATGTCCTAGAGCAGTGACACAGCAAAAGCAGACAAGACGTATACTTAATAATTTCCTTGTATTTGggagtagaaaaaaaaacctgctgaaTCAATACTTAAAACAGCCAGATTTTCAACCTGCATTAAAGACTCATTCATGCAGGACCCATGAACTACAGACATCTCTCTGTTCCAACCGACAGGAaaactttttagtgtttattattgaAGATGCTACTACTATTATTCCACCAATAGGCCCCATATGCAGAAACAGACATAAGGAAATTACTTATTCTGAAGTTAGAGGGGAGTAAATGTATCCCGTAATCCCTCCCTcaggattaaaattaaataagaacatTTCCAGGAACTGTTTGTGAGATATAATGAAATACAGATACAATCTCTTTCTAAATTCCTGGGCTTAGGTTTCTTTCCAAGATAGTTCAGGCCAAAAGGATCCTTAATGATGCCCTGGTCTGGGGACCAGCAGCAGATCTTTAACATGAAAGCTAAAACTGAAGTTTTTCTGGCCAAGACCCGCCAGTCTTCTCCTTGCCCACCCAGTCCTTTTCCAAAGGCATGGCTTCTGGAAGCCAGCCGTGCTGGTCTGGAGAGCACAGCGAGGTCTAACACCCAGGAATCCAGGTGCCCACCCAGAGCTCCTTGCACCAAATCTGTGACCTACTGAAAGAAATCTTTCCACTTGCCCACACCCTCAAGAGCTGCCCAGATGCAAGCTCATGCCTTCCAGGATTTTATTACAATTAGAATCAGTGCTGGTTTCATTCACATACAATCCAACTGCACCATGGACAACAGACCTTGGGCCTTGTGATCACGTCCACATTCTCAATAATTCGCCTGAATGAAGGTggcattttgttgagaattctGTGCTGCAGAAATTCTTGAGCTTTATGAAACATCAAACCACCTCCTACCACCAGGATGGAACTGTACATCTTCTTTTTGGTATCATCAGATGCTGAAAAGACAATGATATTCCTTCCACTCTTTCTTCCATATCCACCACTGGGCCAAGCCACCACCATCTCATTTGGACAATTGAGGCTCCTCAAAGCTCTCTCTCCAACCCACCCTCAACAATGCAGCCAGAACCTTGCAAAACACCGAAGTGAACATGCTGCTGCACCCCCCACACTGCGACTTGCAGGATTAGGACCAAAGTTTCTACGGGGGCCTACAAAGTCTACTGTGGCGTGACTCACTGCTTCTCCAGCCCTATCCTGGCATCTCACCTCCCAGCCACGCTGGCCTCCACACAGGCCtcttcctttgcctggaatgccaCCTGGTGACCTTCTCACCTCCTAGACCGTTCTCAAATGGCTCTTCCCTAAGAAAAgattccctgcctcccaccatcTATACCTCCTCCTACCAGTAAAAATCCCTTATTAAGTCCCTCAATCAGAAGCTCTCAGAGTCAgctcaattttctcttttgttcaactTTGCAGCACCAGTCAGAGTTGTAATTTCACACTTGTGTGACAATTTAACTTCTTTGGTTTCCTCCACTAGACTATATGCTCAACAAGGCTGGGAACCACTTCCTAACACCGGACAACGCAGGCACAAAGCATGTGCCCAACAGCTTTTCAATGCATATGCTACGCAGCACAACCACACCCTAGCCTGAACCAATTCACCTAACTGCTATCTTACAACGTGCTTACAACAGCAGTCTATGCTGTGAAGAATGGCTTTATCCAGGCCCAGGGCCTTCCCTTCAAACAGCGAGATGGCAGTCTTCCTGGACATCAGTGCTGTGAGAGCCTCCTCAGATTCATTGCCGGCCATCAAACAGTCTCCCTGGGAGGATCCCAAATCCACCTCCTGGGCATGGAGTCTTTCTGGAAGATCAGAGGACTGGCCACGAAGATCCCCTTCAAATCCAATGGGTTTGGATGCAGACTTTCGGTCAGCAGTAGCTTTTGCAGACTTTAAAtcaaacaaaaggacaaatggaTGGTATGAATGTAACAGAATAGTGCTGATGTTCTCCAGCTAGACCCCACCCCTCCCTACTACACTACTTTATACTACTATAAAACAAAGGTCCACCACTGTGGTGCAGAGGGACTACACACTAGCAGGTGGCCAAGCACCTGCACCCACTCCCAGATCACCTGGGAGTGAGACGTGGTGTACAAAAGATGAGGGTGTGCTGACAATTCCAAAGCAGCCATTGGCAAGAAGGGAAAGTCTCACAACTATTACTGGTTGGATTTGCAAATTGAAATGACAGTGTACACGGACATTTCCCCCTTGAACTGAGTTTTTAAGTGGAGAATTTCAGTAGAATTCTTGTGCCTGTGCCTCCTACCTAATCCTCATTTTCAGACCTTATCCAACCACCTCATGCTCACCATTGGGACAgggacaaagactagaaaaggtTTATAAACCCTCCTCTCTCCATCCTGAGCTGCTGTTTCACTGGGAGATAAGACCTTTCATTTGTGCCTCTGTATCAGACATCCTATTACTTGGATCATCAGCTCTGGACAAAACAATTCAGCTTTTTGCCTAGGCCACATACcttttacattataattttaaaataggtgaGATTTTACTAAAAATACTCACTACTGGATAAACATTCAAAAGTAGATAGCTttcacaccaaaaataaatatctttattaaattaacttttaaatttgtgGACTGGTATTCTGAAAATTGGCTTCATGTCTGCTGAATGAAGAAATCTGTCATCTGACTTGAAATTTAGACTTCATCACATCTCCAGTTCTAAAAACAGTATTGGCTTCAGTATGTAGTAGACTGCAGTGACTGCGCCGACCCACTAATCACGGACAAACTTCCGCAGGGACCAAGCTGTCTCCTCTCACACCAGAATTTCTGCAGACCTGTTCTTGCTTGCTCTGCGTGGCCAGCAGATAATGCTCATCATGAGGATCCTCAGGGTCACCCTGGGATCTGTGCTGCAAGGTTGTCATCTTCTGTCCAACAATTCCAAAAGTTGCTGGGTAAAACAAAGCCATTGGAGCCTGTGCAAGTAAGGAAAAGAATGATCAACCAAGGACACGTGGCTTTCTGAAAAAAACTGATCTATTAAATTCTGTCCTTCCCAAAACAAAATTGGCAGATCAGATCCTAGAAGGCAGACTCAATAAACATTCTCTTTTGGGAGTAGCATTATTTCTTTATTGCACAAGAGGCcagaaaacttaacagaaatcatCCAACTGAATGAGTGATGTGACACCACAAAGAGAAATGTCAAAACGTGTAATGCAAGTGGCAAATAAGCTACTTTATAATTTCCTAATAAGAAcagtccttctctctctaaatagtAACAAATCACATAGCAGCTAATTAAAAAGATGGCCCTCATCATCTATTCTAATCTGTACTCTATCAGTGGCTTAAAAGCTGTtttagcaggggcacctgggtggctcagtcggttgagtgtctgactttggcccaggtcatgatctcaccattggtgggttcaagccccacaccaggctttgCATTCACAAcatgtagcctgctttggattctctgtctccctctctctctctctgcccctccctccctcaccctctctctctcaaaaataaacactaaacaggggcgtctgggtggctcagtcagttgggcatcagacttcggctcaggtcatgatctcacagtttgtgagtttgagccccgtgtcaggctctgtgctgacagctcagagcctggagcctgcttcaaattctgtgtctccttctctctctgctcctcccttgctcatgttctctctccctctcaaaaataaagactaaaaaaaaaaaaatttttttttttaaataaacactaaacataatgtttaaaaaaaaaaaaaagctggattaGCAGCTAATCTATACCAGTTGACATTCTAACCTCACGAGGTTTCACACAAGTGCATATTCTCTCAGTGTGAGTGAACCAGGTCAGCTTTCCTTCTACCCACAGAAATATACACCCATATGTTACCTGGAGTTTTTCATCTCCTAATCGAAACTGGTAAAGTAGGGCAGGGGAATCCGGATGTCGAATCTGAAACTCATGATCCTGAAGCCCAGAGATGTCCTGATTCCAGGAAAAGATGCTGTCAGTGAGCCAGTAAAAGTGCATGTAAACTCCTCAAATTATAGTTAAGCCTCTCCACAATCCAAATCTCACTTATAACAAGACTGCCCTGCAACTTTGTACCATTCCACCTGGAACTTAGTAAAATAAGAGTCAAAATGTACCTTGCTTCCCTTTTAACAATTCCAAAATTTCTaccatctgcatttttttttcattattgagaCATACGAATACAATTACCCAAATCAATAAGCAAATTTTCTCAATAACTGCGAAATGCTACCAGTCTTAGGTTCCTCAAAATTCCATTATTCAGAATTAGATAGTCTGAAAAATGTTAGGGAAAAAAAGTCTGACACAGAATGCATAAAAAGGTAGGAATCCACATACAACAATGTTGGCAATATTAAGTGCTTCAAATGATGCCGTTTTATTAAATGTCTGCAcctatatatttattacatgtaaaGGTGTATCTTCAACCATTATCGGAATGATCAAAGAtcctaaaaagaaaggaatttcttacacactctttcttaaaaaagacAGCTGTATTTTCTAGAGCCTGAGACACATCCTGATGGCTCTGACCTTACCAAAACACCCTCACTCCTTAAGAGCTTCCACTTCAAGGCTCTGTCAACTTGGGTTGAAAGGGTGGCATAacattgttacattttttttttaatgtttatttttgagagagagagagaaagagagacagagagacagagcacaagcaggggagtggcagagacagagagggagacacagaatctgaaacaggctccaggctctgaggtggcagcacagagcccaacgcagggctcgaactcgggaacggtgagatcatgacctaggctgaagtcagatgctcaactgactgagccacccaggcaccccaacatggtTACATTTTTAACTGCcttttaaatgtcttaaatttttcctggaaataaaaataatcagcaaTTTTGATTTTGCTCCCACCTGATCTAAATGACAAAAAGTTTCTTTAAGGTGCTGTAGAAGAAGACAATCCATTTTATTTGTTAGCTGGCATTCTCGGTAAGGGAACCCAGCTCGCTGCATCAGCCAGTAGAAACACCTTGACACGTCAGAGCCCCCATACGCCAGACAGAGCCTAGAGTTAAAAGAAAAGGCAGGTGGGCAATCTGTCAGTCAAGAAGGTGCAAAGGGCGTTTCAAAAAATCCATCATGCAGAGAAACATGACAAGTCTCAAAAGATGTCTAATGCATGAATAGACTGAAAGGACAGGATGGACGGATGGGATGGAGAAATGGACTCCAGCACACAACCAGGGGCGGGCACCTAGGAGCAGTCATGCTATTTGCAAAAAGTCCAAGAAACAGAATACACATGACTAAATGCAGCTCATTCCTAAGTCACTATGTTTATCATACACTAGCTGTTTGCCTGTCTTGTATTCACCAGCATATCAAGTTCACAGGCAGTGACATCATAGGACAAACTCATGGGAAGAAAGTTTAGAGTGTACTACCCACTAACTGAATGGTTTACAATTCGGAAAGAATACTGCTATGTTATTTTAGCAGTAGGAGACCTAGGTCCAGTATTTTCTCCACACTTTAAGAACCAACGGCATCAGCCAATACAGTGGATGAGCCACAATAACTCACACTGGGTTTTCGAATGCACCATAACTTGGGGTGGGAAGCAATAGAGATTAACCTTCCTCATGGACTGGTTAGGCCCGCTTTCCAATGTTTCTCTACCCTGTGACTCAAACTACCTATGTGAGGGATAAGAACTACAGCATCCTGAAGAAGCCATCCTGTATGTGCACTGCCTGTGTTGGGCTTGTCTAGGGAAGGACAAGCAGCAAACTTGTGCCTGATATCTCTCATATCAGTGATGACATCACAAAGGGAACAGACAAGGAAGCTACTCATCACTCACTGAACAATTACGACAAAAGCAAATACTCAAATGCTAGCTAGTTAGAGAATTCAGACCTGAAAACCTATTTTCCCCTACACGTCTTGTCTAAATAAAACTTTGCTATGAGCATAATTGGTATTTTCACTCCAGACCACAGCAAGACACAGAGCTAACACTACGCCAAGCAGGGATCTTCAGGAGCTGCTGATGTGAACTCACAGCAGAGAATTCCAACAGCAAAGGTAAAATCAGTGCTCTGTAGCCTTGCTAGAATTTGTATTTCCACAACTGTGAATATAATTccttataaaaatttcatttctaaggggcccctgggtggctcagtctgttaagcgtccgacttccgctcagatcgtgatctcgcagtttgtgagttcgagccccgcatcaggctctgtgctgacagctcagagcctggagcctgcttcccattctgtgtctccctctctctctgcccctcccccacttgtgctctgtctctctctgtctatcaaaaatgaataaatgtaaaaaaaaaaaaattaaaaaaaacaatttcatttctaaCTTGTGACGCTTTATAGCTGAACAGGCTGTgaggggagaaggagcagagaaagccaCCGTCCAAGGTCCTTACCGAGTATTCCGATGAGAGACCCCATCCTCCACACAACACACACTTGTCTTCTGATCTCCAACATCTACGATACAAGTGCTGCTTAAACCACTTCCAAAGGTGGCACACACAGACTCCTGATGGACCACAATCCCTGAGACACAAAGGCAGAGGAGCCATCAGCTAGGCAGCAGTAAAGATCGTAAGACAGACATTCAGTTAAAGTCTGGAAACCCCTGAGCAATCGTCCAAGCACAGCAGAtcctctcagaataaacatttcaagaaaGCAGTGAATTAGATTAACTTtgtcaataaaaacagaaaaccaatcTCATTTCAGGTAGATTTCTCTGGAATATAGGACATACCTGAAAAACCCATCTTCATTAAGATCATATTCACTAGTTCTTTCACATGCTGTTTATTGTAGATATCAGGAATCAGCAAGATACATCtataatactaaaaagaaaaacaaaggggaaaaaaaaaagataaaacagttaATGCTAAAGTCCGGTCAAAATAAATGTCACTACATTTGTCTTCAGAGAGGATTCTCTCTAAAGGATGGCAACAATGATTAGGggcacaaaacaaaacctcaaccCCCCTGCTATCTTTGGGGtttaatgaaaacactaatgTTGAAATtgtgtgaggatttttttttccctttaaattattaaaaacttgtCAAATGGTATCACAaccccagatttcaaaatatactacaaagctctaatAATCAAGACCATATGATACCGgcacaaaaatacacatatagatcaatgaacagaatagaacccagaaataaacccacacatatatggtcaatttgACACAGGAGGCAAGgatatacaatgggaaaatatctcttcaacaaatggtgctggaaaaactggacagttacacgcaaaagaacgaaactggaccactttcttaaaccattcacaaaaatacattagaaatgaattaaaaatggagatgtgagacctgaaatgataaaactcctagaagaaaacacaggcagcaaattctttgacatcagccttagcaacatttttctggtttcctgaggcaagagaagcAGAAGTAAAACTAAACTATTGGAGCTATAGTAAAATAAGTTTGCACAATGAAGAAAGCCATCAACACAAACGAAAAGGCAACCTTACCTGattggagaaggtatttgcaaatgatatatc contains these protein-coding regions:
- the ACTR8 gene encoding actin-related protein 8 isoform X2, with translation MTQAEKGDAENGKEKGGEKEKEQRGVKRPIVPALVPESLQEQIQSNFIVVIHPGSTTLRIGRATDTLPASIPHVIARRHKQQGQPLYKDNWLLREGLNKPESNEQRQNGLKMVDQAIWSKKMSNGTRRIPVSPEQARSYNKQMRPAILDHCSGNKWTNTSHHPEFLVGEEALYVNPLDCYNIHWPIRRGQLNIHPGPGGSLTAVLADIEVIWSHAIQKYLEIPLKDLKYYRCILLIPDIYNKQHVKELVNMILMKMGFSGIVVHQESVCATFGSGLSSTCIVDVGDQKTSVCCVEDGVSHRNTRLCLAYGGSDVSRCFYWLMQRAGFPYRECQLTNKMDCLLLQHLKETFCHLDQDISGLQDHEFQIRHPDSPALLYQFRLGDEKLQAPMALFYPATFGIVGQKMTTLQHRSQGDPEDPHDEHYLLATQSKQEQSAKATADRKSASKPIGFEGDLRGQSSDLPERLHAQEVDLGSSQGDCLMAGNESEEALTALMSRKTAISLFEGKALGLDKAILHSIDCCSSDDTKKKMYSSILVVGGGLMFHKAQEFLQHRILNKMPPSFRRIIENVDVITRPKDMDPRLIAWKGGAVLACLDTTQELWIYQREWQRFGVRMLRERAAFVW
- the ACTR8 gene encoding actin-related protein 8 isoform X1, which encodes MTQAEKGDAENGKEKGGEKEKEQRGVKRPIVPALVPESLQEQIQSNFIVVIHPGSTTLRIGRATDTLPASIPHVIARRHKQQGQPLYKDNWLLREGLNKPESNEQRQNGLKMVDQAIWSKKMSNGTRRIPVSPEQARSYNKQMRPAILDHCSGNKWTNTSHHPEFLVGEEALYVNPLDCYNIHWPIRRGQLNIHPGPGGSLTAVLADIEVIWSHAIQKYLEIPLKDLKYYRCILLIPDIYNKQHVKELVNMILMKMGFSGIVVHQESVCATFGSGLSSTCIVDVGDQKTSVCCVEDGVSHRNTRLCLAYGGSDVSRCFYWLMQRAGFPYRECQLTNKMDCLLLQHLKETFCHLDQAPMALFYPATFGIVGQKMTTLQHRSQGDPEDPHDEHYLLATQSKQEQSAKATADRKSASKPIGFEGDLRGQSSDLPERLHAQEVDLGSSQGDCLMAGNESEEALTALMSRKTAISLFEGKALGLDKAILHSIDCCSSDDTKKKMYSSILVVGGGLMFHKAQEFLQHRILNKMPPSFRRIIENVDVITRPKDMDPRLIAWKGGAVLACLDTTQELWIYQREWQRFGVRMLRERAAFVW